A genomic region of Runella rosea contains the following coding sequences:
- a CDS encoding glycosyltransferase family 2 protein produces the protein MSLYFSIVMPAYNEEECIEQVVTMWTSFLKNTFPGKETKLIVINDGSKDGTKVLLDGLAPKIDNLLVVHQPNGGHGNAVVNGYKKAAELNSEWVFQTDSDDQFVTEDVLKLWEKRNDSSFVMGYRQIRYDAPARLVITRILKYTIFFAYGTFINDANIPFRLIKGSFLKKLLAQLPNPEPFAPNIFLAVMAKKAGENTFDIPITHKERLTGTVSILRWKLLKVCIQSFKELLRFRLDLNGKVKAIKAK, from the coding sequence ATGAGTTTATATTTTTCGATTGTCATGCCTGCCTATAATGAAGAAGAATGTATCGAGCAGGTAGTTACTATGTGGACCTCCTTTCTTAAAAATACGTTCCCTGGCAAAGAAACCAAACTTATTGTTATCAACGATGGCTCTAAAGATGGCACCAAAGTTCTGCTAGATGGCCTGGCTCCCAAAATTGATAATTTGTTAGTGGTACACCAACCTAACGGCGGTCATGGAAATGCCGTTGTTAACGGATATAAAAAAGCGGCTGAACTTAATTCTGAGTGGGTTTTTCAAACCGATAGCGATGACCAGTTCGTCACCGAAGATGTACTCAAATTATGGGAAAAACGCAATGATTCTAGCTTTGTCATGGGCTACCGTCAAATACGCTATGATGCCCCTGCTCGATTGGTGATTACGCGCATTTTGAAATACACGATTTTCTTCGCGTACGGCACTTTCATCAATGATGCCAACATTCCGTTCCGTCTTATCAAAGGAAGTTTTTTGAAGAAACTCTTAGCTCAATTGCCTAATCCAGAACCATTTGCGCCAAATATCTTTCTGGCAGTAATGGCTAAAAAAGCGGGCGAAAATACATTTGATATACCCATTACCCACAAAGAACGTTTAACAGGTACGGTTTCAATCTTACGTTGGAAACTCTTAAAAGTGTGTATTCAAAGTTTTAAAGAATTACTTCGTTTCCGTCTTGATCTCAACGGAAAAGTGAAAGCAATCAAGGCGAAATAA